A region from the Mucilaginibacter sp. CSA2-8R genome encodes:
- a CDS encoding cation diffusion facilitator family transporter codes for MKDKRNIIIVALIVSVVLMLAKFSAYFITSSNFVLTDAAESIVNVVASAFAFFSIYIASQPRDENHPYGHGKVEFFSVFLEGALISIAGIGILFKSVYGLFYPQEIHELLIGALIIGITGAINGALGYYMIHKGKQLKSITLDADGRHLLTDMVTSGGLVLGLLLIYFTGFAWLDSVLSITVGLYICYSGYKLIRKSVAGLMDETDFAVVEEIISVLNTERKPEWIDIHNLRAQKYGHELHLDCHMTLPNYFDLNRVHQEVVLVDKLINEKAGVFTELFIHTDPCLPQCCHYCSMPNCPIRSEPKRLDIEWTMENIIRNKKHYE; via the coding sequence TTGAAAGACAAACGGAATATAATTATTGTAGCGCTGATAGTGAGTGTGGTGTTGATGCTGGCCAAATTCAGTGCTTATTTTATCACTTCCTCTAACTTTGTACTTACCGACGCTGCCGAAAGTATTGTAAATGTAGTAGCCAGTGCCTTCGCTTTTTTTAGTATTTATATTGCCTCACAGCCCCGCGACGAAAATCATCCTTATGGCCACGGAAAGGTTGAGTTTTTTTCGGTGTTTTTAGAGGGGGCGCTCATCTCTATAGCAGGTATCGGTATCCTTTTCAAATCAGTTTACGGATTGTTTTATCCACAAGAAATACATGAACTGTTAATAGGTGCGCTCATTATCGGTATCACCGGCGCCATTAACGGCGCCTTGGGCTATTACATGATTCATAAGGGCAAACAGCTGAAATCAATTACGCTGGATGCCGACGGCAGGCACCTGCTTACCGACATGGTGACCAGCGGCGGCCTGGTGTTAGGTTTATTGCTGATTTATTTTACCGGCTTTGCCTGGTTGGATAGTGTGCTCTCTATCACGGTTGGCTTATACATATGCTATAGCGGATATAAACTCATCCGCAAATCGGTAGCTGGTCTGATGGATGAAACCGACTTTGCGGTAGTAGAAGAAATTATAAGCGTGTTAAACACTGAGCGTAAACCGGAATGGATTGATATCCATAACCTGCGTGCTCAAAAATACGGTCACGAACTGCACTTGGATTGCCATATGACCTTGCCCAACTATTTCGACCTCAACCGCGTACATCAGGAAGTAGTGTTGGTTGATAAACTTATTAATGAAAAGGCTGGCGTGTTTACCGAACTGTTTATACATACCGACCCTTGTTTGCCGCAATGCTGCCACTACTGCAGCATGCCTAACTGTCCCATCCGGTCAGAACCTAAGCGGTTAGATATCGAATGGACCATGGAAAACATCATCCGCAACAAAAAACATTACGAATAA
- a CDS encoding NADP-dependent isocitrate dehydrogenase: MSKIKVENPVVELDGDEMTRIIWQFIKDKLIFPYLDLDVKYFDLGIEYRDETNDQVTIDAANAIKQYGVGIKCATITPDEARVEEFGLKQMWKSPNGTIRNILDGTVFREPIVMNNVPRLVPNWTAPICIGRHAFGDQYRATDFLTKGKGKLKITFTPEDGGEEQSFEVFNFKSDGVALAMYNTDESIRGFAHACFNQALMKGWPLYLSTKNTILKKYDGRFKDIFEEIYQADYKAKFDEAGIVYEHRLIDDMVASALKWNGNFVWACKNYDGDVQSDTVAQGFGSLGLMTSTLVTPDGTVMEAEAAHGTVTRHYREHQKGRPTSTNPIASIFAWTRGLEFRGKLDNNQELIDFCHTLEQVCVETVESGKMTKDLAITIKPKVEHGTDYLYTEEFLEAINENLKAKLVK, from the coding sequence ATGTCAAAAATTAAAGTAGAAAATCCGGTGGTTGAACTGGATGGCGACGAGATGACCCGCATCATCTGGCAATTTATCAAAGATAAATTGATATTCCCGTACCTTGACCTGGATGTAAAATATTTCGACCTGGGCATTGAGTACCGTGATGAGACCAACGACCAGGTAACTATTGATGCTGCCAATGCTATTAAACAATATGGTGTAGGTATTAAATGTGCTACCATTACGCCTGATGAGGCTCGTGTAGAGGAGTTTGGTTTAAAACAAATGTGGAAATCACCTAATGGTACTATCCGTAATATTTTGGACGGTACTGTATTTCGTGAGCCAATTGTAATGAACAACGTACCTCGGTTGGTACCTAACTGGACTGCGCCGATTTGTATTGGCCGTCACGCATTTGGCGACCAGTATCGTGCTACCGACTTTTTAACAAAAGGCAAAGGTAAACTCAAAATTACTTTTACTCCCGAAGATGGCGGCGAAGAGCAGTCATTCGAAGTATTTAACTTCAAAAGTGATGGTGTGGCTTTGGCTATGTATAATACTGATGAGTCTATCCGCGGTTTTGCACATGCTTGTTTTAACCAGGCGTTGATGAAAGGCTGGCCGTTATACTTGTCAACCAAAAACACCATCCTTAAAAAATATGATGGTCGCTTTAAAGATATCTTTGAAGAAATTTATCAGGCCGATTATAAAGCTAAGTTTGACGAAGCCGGTATTGTTTATGAGCACCGTTTAATTGATGATATGGTTGCCTCTGCCTTAAAATGGAACGGTAACTTTGTATGGGCTTGTAAAAACTATGATGGCGACGTACAATCTGATACCGTAGCACAAGGTTTTGGTTCATTAGGTTTAATGACCTCTACACTGGTTACTCCTGATGGTACCGTAATGGAAGCTGAAGCTGCGCACGGTACGGTTACACGCCACTATCGCGAGCACCAAAAAGGTCGCCCAACATCAACTAACCCAATTGCTTCTATCTTTGCCTGGACTCGTGGTTTAGAGTTCCGCGGTAAATTAGATAATAACCAGGAACTGATTGATTTTTGCCATACTTTAGAACAGGTGTGTGTCGAAACTGTAGAAAGTGGTAAAATGACTAAAGACTTAGCCATTACCATTAAACCTAAAGTTGAACATGGTACCGATTACCTGTATACCGAAGAGTTTTTAGAAGCTATCAACGAAAACCTGAAAGCTAAATTAGTTAAGTAA
- a CDS encoding DNA polymerase III subunit gamma/tau — translation MDNFIVSARKYRPVTFESVVGQQHVTNTLKNAIKNNQLAQAFLFCGPRGVGKTTCARILAKTINCTNLQPNGEACGQCDSCRAFQNGNSFNVHELDAASNNSVDDIRSLIEQVRIPPQAGRYKVYIIDEVHMLSQAAFNAFLKTLEEPPNYAIFILATTEKHKILPTILSRCQIFDFNRIRVEDMANHLSAIAQKENIAYEPDGLHIIALKADGGLRDALSMFDQIVSFSGGQVTYKSVIDNLNILDYDYYFSVTESLLGEDTSKTLLLFDEILSNGFDGSHFITGLSGHLRNLLVAKDAATLQLLEVSEGIKQRYLQQSQQSTPSFLLSAMNIANQCDLNYRLSKNQRLQVELALLKICHLQAAFTAASLPAQQASPAGEALKKNTDPVVNPAPEVPKPANAIPIEVSVAVKTPPIVSEPKSSYPSATPALKQPEPVAHQAEALPSASPQPVIKKPAPTLAENPGMIKPLTGSLLATPSLSPSLKGGGGAGGTVIEEEEDPYLKGTDKEPFTPDSFLKCWNDFAAKVKVDGKSTLFTILTSSAPVMTKPYAFEVIVSNRTQEAVFREEKPGLMNHLRTTLRNFDIEVQTRIDEQTVVRKPYTSIEKFQHMAAKNPQLMELKKRFNLEFD, via the coding sequence GTGGATAATTTTATTGTTTCGGCCCGAAAATACCGTCCGGTTACTTTTGAAAGCGTTGTAGGTCAGCAACATGTGACCAATACACTTAAAAACGCCATCAAAAATAATCAGCTGGCGCAGGCATTTTTATTCTGCGGGCCGCGTGGTGTAGGTAAAACTACTTGTGCACGTATTTTAGCCAAAACTATTAACTGTACTAACTTGCAGCCCAATGGCGAAGCCTGTGGGCAGTGCGATTCGTGCCGTGCTTTTCAAAACGGAAATTCTTTTAACGTACATGAGCTGGATGCTGCATCCAACAACTCGGTTGATGATATCCGCAGCCTGATTGAGCAGGTACGTATACCACCCCAGGCCGGCCGCTACAAGGTGTATATCATCGATGAGGTGCACATGCTATCGCAGGCGGCCTTCAACGCGTTTCTTAAAACGCTCGAGGAGCCACCTAACTATGCCATATTTATTTTAGCCACTACCGAAAAGCATAAAATACTGCCTACCATTTTATCCCGTTGTCAGATATTTGATTTTAACCGGATAAGGGTAGAGGATATGGCCAATCACCTATCTGCTATCGCTCAAAAAGAAAATATTGCTTACGAGCCCGACGGCCTGCACATTATTGCACTAAAGGCAGATGGCGGTTTGCGCGATGCCTTGTCGATGTTTGACCAGATTGTAAGCTTTTCGGGCGGGCAGGTTACTTATAAATCAGTAATTGATAACCTGAACATTCTGGATTATGATTACTATTTTAGTGTAACTGAAAGCTTGTTAGGCGAGGATACCTCAAAAACGCTATTATTGTTCGACGAAATTTTGAGCAATGGTTTTGACGGTAGCCACTTCATCACTGGCTTAAGTGGCCACCTGCGTAACCTGCTGGTGGCTAAAGATGCAGCAACCTTGCAGTTGTTAGAAGTGAGCGAGGGCATTAAGCAACGGTATTTACAGCAGTCGCAGCAATCTACACCGTCGTTCCTGCTATCAGCCATGAATATTGCTAACCAGTGCGATTTAAATTATCGGCTAAGCAAAAATCAGCGGTTGCAGGTAGAGTTAGCCTTGTTAAAAATATGCCACTTGCAGGCAGCCTTTACGGCGGCAAGTTTACCGGCCCAACAGGCATCACCAGCAGGTGAGGCTTTAAAAAAAAACACTGATCCAGTCGTAAACCCGGCTCCGGAGGTGCCAAAGCCGGCCAACGCTATACCTATTGAGGTATCGGTTGCGGTTAAAACACCGCCGATAGTTAGTGAGCCAAAGTCATCTTACCCATCGGCTACACCAGCACTTAAGCAACCCGAACCTGTTGCGCATCAAGCCGAGGCACTACCTTCGGCATCACCTCAGCCGGTCATTAAAAAGCCGGCGCCTACCCTGGCCGAAAACCCCGGTATGATTAAGCCACTTACCGGTTCGTTGCTGGCTACGCCATCTTTAAGCCCATCGTTAAAAGGTGGAGGTGGTGCAGGCGGCACAGTGATTGAAGAAGAGGAGGATCCTTACTTAAAGGGTACAGATAAGGAGCCTTTTACGCCGGATAGCTTTTTGAAGTGCTGGAACGACTTTGCTGCTAAAGTGAAAGTAGATGGTAAATCAACATTGTTTACGATATTAACTTCAAGCGCACCGGTGATGACAAAGCCGTACGCTTTTGAGGTGATTGTAAGCAACCGTACCCAGGAGGCCGTTTTTAGAGAGGAAAAGCCGGGCTTGATGAACCACTTGCGAACAACGTTGCGCAATTTCGACATCGAGGTGCAAACACGAATCGACGAGCAAACGGTGGTAAGAAAACCATATACATCCATAGAAAAGTTTCAGCACATGGCTGCTAAAAACCCTCAATTGATGGAATTAAAAAAGCGGTTTAACCTTGAGTTTGATTAA
- a CDS encoding NUDIX domain-containing protein, whose translation MMYFNVRVYGLLINNQQEVLLTDEQEQGYRFTKFPGGGLEFGEGLTDGLKREFIEECDTEIDIVSHFYTTDFYVKSAFNDSQLISIYYLVKNVSPLTFPIKTKAFDFDGTGDSLQSFRWKKLSELEAADVTFPIDQYVVDLLKNKA comes from the coding sequence ATAATGTATTTTAATGTACGTGTTTACGGGTTGCTGATTAATAATCAGCAGGAGGTACTGCTTACCGACGAGCAGGAGCAGGGTTATCGCTTCACCAAGTTTCCGGGTGGAGGCCTGGAGTTTGGCGAAGGACTGACTGACGGCTTAAAGCGCGAATTTATAGAAGAGTGCGATACCGAAATTGACATTGTAAGCCACTTTTACACCACTGACTTTTATGTGAAGTCGGCTTTTAACGATTCGCAATTAATCAGCATTTACTATCTGGTTAAAAATGTATCGCCACTCACGTTCCCAATCAAAACCAAAGCCTTTGATTTTGACGGTACCGGAGATTCTTTGCAATCTTTCCGCTGGAAAAAGCTTAGCGAGTTAGAGGCTGCTGATGTAACCTTCCCGATAGACCAATATGTGGTGGACTTATTAAAAAACAAAGCATGA
- a CDS encoding type I phosphomannose isomerase catalytic subunit, translated as MSTLYPLKFKTIYKDKIWGGQKIKTYLHKDFGDLPNCGETWEISGVKSDVSVVDGGELNGRSLADLLEEYKDELVGKAVYGRFGNTFPLLVKFIDAADDLSIQVHPDDELAKKRHNSFGKTEMWYVIEADPGSSLIAGFNQEVNQEVYVDKLNSGHLTDILNREDVKAGDVFFLPAGRVHTIGKGLLIAEIQQTSDITYRIYDFDRVDDKGQKRELHTEEALAAIDYKKYPEYKTKYEPKTNEDVHLVSCPYFTTNVLDYTENLSKDYSALDSFVIHVCLDGSYELHYNGNTINVKMGDSILLPNSVKQVELTTTNGFKILESYIA; from the coding sequence ATGTCAACACTCTATCCGTTAAAGTTTAAAACCATTTACAAAGACAAAATCTGGGGTGGCCAGAAGATTAAAACGTATCTGCACAAAGATTTTGGCGATTTACCTAACTGCGGCGAAACCTGGGAAATATCTGGTGTGAAATCTGATGTATCTGTAGTGGATGGCGGAGAGCTGAACGGCCGCTCATTGGCTGATTTGCTGGAAGAGTATAAAGACGAGCTGGTGGGTAAAGCTGTTTACGGGCGTTTTGGCAATACCTTCCCGTTGTTGGTTAAGTTTATTGATGCTGCCGATGATTTATCTATCCAGGTGCACCCTGATGATGAATTAGCCAAAAAGCGCCATAATTCATTTGGTAAAACCGAAATGTGGTACGTGATTGAAGCTGATCCGGGTTCGAGCCTGATTGCCGGTTTTAACCAGGAGGTTAACCAGGAGGTTTATGTTGATAAACTAAACAGCGGTCACCTGACTGATATTTTAAACCGCGAAGATGTAAAGGCAGGCGATGTATTCTTTTTACCTGCAGGCAGAGTACACACCATCGGTAAAGGTTTATTGATTGCCGAAATACAGCAGACCTCAGATATCACTTACCGTATATACGATTTTGACCGCGTAGATGACAAAGGTCAGAAACGTGAGCTGCACACCGAAGAGGCTTTGGCAGCCATCGATTATAAAAAGTATCCGGAGTATAAAACCAAATACGAACCTAAAACGAATGAGGACGTACATTTGGTAAGCTGCCCTTACTTTACCACCAACGTATTGGATTACACCGAAAACTTGAGCAAAGATTATTCTGCGCTCGACTCTTTCGTAATTCATGTTTGCCTGGACGGTAGTTATGAGTTACATTACAATGGTAACACCATTAATGTAAAAATGGGTGATAGCATACTGCTGCCAAACAGTGTTAAACAAGTAGAGCTAACTACTACTAACGGCTTTAAAATTTTAGAGAGCTATATCGCTTAA
- a CDS encoding aldo/keto reductase, translating into MKYRELGKTGEQLSATGLGCMSMSHAYGEPNDEESIATLHRALDLGVNFWDTADVYGSGKNEELIAKVLAPNRSKIFIATKFGFTQNADGKGMSFNGSPAYMKTAVEESLKRLKTDVIDLYYAHRIDPNVPVEEMVGAMAELVIQGKVRFLGLSEASVNSIKKAHAVHPISALQSEYSLLTREPEHDVLPLCKELGISFVPFSPLARGLVTNTLNTDNLAEGDFRKNLPRYQKEHQDNNNQLVKGFAELAGQKHCTPAQLALAWVLAQGEHIIPIPGTKKRKYLEENAAAVNVSLNEADFKAIDDLLAKYPNTGDRYSESNWKMVDRS; encoded by the coding sequence ATGAAATACAGAGAGTTAGGAAAAACCGGCGAACAGCTATCAGCTACAGGCTTAGGCTGTATGAGCATGAGCCATGCATACGGCGAGCCCAACGATGAAGAATCAATTGCTACCCTACACCGGGCTTTGGATTTAGGGGTAAACTTTTGGGATACCGCTGATGTATACGGTAGCGGTAAAAACGAAGAACTGATTGCCAAAGTGCTGGCGCCCAACCGCAGTAAAATATTTATTGCCACCAAATTTGGGTTCACGCAGAATGCCGACGGCAAAGGCATGTCATTCAACGGTTCTCCGGCTTATATGAAAACCGCCGTAGAAGAAAGTTTAAAACGTTTAAAGACCGATGTTATTGATTTATACTATGCACACCGCATTGACCCAAACGTTCCGGTTGAGGAAATGGTAGGCGCGATGGCAGAACTGGTTATACAAGGTAAAGTAAGATTTTTAGGTTTATCAGAAGCTTCGGTCAACTCCATCAAAAAAGCACATGCAGTGCACCCCATCAGTGCATTGCAAAGCGAATACTCATTGTTAACCCGCGAACCCGAGCACGACGTATTGCCGCTTTGTAAAGAGTTAGGTATTAGCTTTGTACCGTTTAGTCCGCTGGCACGTGGTTTAGTTACCAATACCCTGAATACCGACAACCTGGCTGAAGGCGACTTTCGTAAAAACTTGCCACGTTACCAAAAAGAACACCAAGACAACAATAACCAGCTGGTTAAAGGCTTTGCAGAATTGGCCGGGCAAAAACACTGTACACCTGCCCAATTAGCCTTAGCCTGGGTATTGGCACAAGGCGAACATATTATACCTATACCCGGCACCAAAAAACGAAAATACCTGGAAGAAAATGCTGCTGCTGTTAATGTGTCTTTAAATGAAGCCGACTTTAAAGCCATTGATGACTTATTGGCCAAATACCCCAACACCGGCGACCGTTACAGTGAAAGCAACTGGAAAATGGTAGACAGGAGCTAA
- a CDS encoding GNAT family N-acetyltransferase: protein MAHNLINYIQRCKAFYDLTNIELYAILRLRNEVFVVEQNCAFQDADNKDQKCYHLMLWQDSMLAAYARLVPAGLSYKEVSIGRIITSSAVRGTGTGSILMQHALEECQRLFGNTPIRIGAQVYAQPFYAKFGFKAEGDIYDEDGIPHVEMVRTT from the coding sequence ATGGCACATAACCTCATAAACTATATACAACGCTGCAAGGCGTTTTACGATCTCACCAATATTGAACTTTACGCTATTCTGCGGCTTCGCAACGAGGTCTTTGTAGTTGAACAAAACTGTGCCTTTCAGGATGCTGACAATAAAGACCAGAAATGTTATCACCTGATGTTATGGCAGGATAGCATGCTGGCTGCCTATGCCCGTTTGGTACCGGCAGGTTTATCGTATAAAGAAGTATCTATTGGTCGCATTATTACCAGTAGTGCCGTACGCGGGACAGGTACCGGCTCCATCTTAATGCAGCACGCGCTCGAAGAGTGCCAGCGCTTGTTTGGCAACACACCCATTCGGATTGGGGCACAGGTTTATGCCCAGCCCTTTTATGCAAAGTTTGGTTTTAAAGCCGAAGGTGACATTTATGATGAAGACGGCATCCCTCATGTAGAAATGGTGCGGACTACTTAA
- the bioA gene encoding adenosylmethionine--8-amino-7-oxononanoate transaminase: MTLSERDLKVIWHPYTQMQTAAPPVGIVRGEGACLYDEEGKCYIDAISSWWVNIHGHAHPHIAAKVAEQLQKLEHVIFAGFTHQPAVELAERLLGIIPNNQRKVFYSDNGSTAVEVAIKMCLQYWYNRGGQRTKIIAFKNAYHGDTFGAMAVSARSAFTNAFEKLLFDVEFIELPDQDNIEDLKTQITALKNEMACFIFEPLILGSGGMLMYEAAYLDELIVHCHTENIFTIADEVFTGFGRTGKAFACDHLKHQPDIMCFSKGLTGGTMALGVTTCTQHIYDAFLSDDRLKTLFHGHSFTANPVACAAALASMDLFVEPSTAQNIQRITESHRRFALQLQEHQGVKTVRQTGTILAIEWETGSQTSYFSNLRDTLYQYFLNAGIILRPLGNVVYILPPYCITNEQLDYIYRTILQALKTL; encoded by the coding sequence ATGACTTTAAGCGAGCGAGATTTAAAAGTAATATGGCACCCTTATACCCAAATGCAAACTGCTGCACCTCCGGTAGGTATTGTACGCGGCGAAGGTGCCTGTTTATATGACGAAGAAGGGAAATGTTACATCGACGCTATATCGTCATGGTGGGTAAATATTCATGGGCATGCACATCCTCATATAGCGGCTAAAGTTGCCGAACAGCTGCAAAAGCTGGAGCATGTTATTTTTGCAGGCTTTACCCACCAACCTGCTGTTGAACTGGCTGAACGCCTGCTGGGAATTATACCCAATAATCAGCGTAAAGTTTTTTATTCAGATAATGGCTCCACGGCAGTTGAAGTAGCCATAAAAATGTGCCTGCAATACTGGTATAACCGTGGCGGGCAACGCACCAAAATCATTGCGTTTAAAAATGCGTATCATGGCGATACCTTTGGTGCTATGGCCGTAAGTGCCCGCAGTGCCTTTACCAACGCGTTTGAAAAGCTGCTGTTTGATGTAGAGTTTATTGAGTTGCCCGATCAGGATAATATCGAAGATCTAAAAACTCAGATTACAGCCTTAAAAAATGAAATGGCATGTTTTATTTTTGAACCGCTGATTTTAGGGTCAGGGGGGATGCTGATGTATGAGGCTGCATACCTGGATGAACTGATAGTGCACTGCCATACAGAGAATATCTTTACCATTGCGGATGAAGTTTTTACAGGTTTTGGCCGTACAGGTAAAGCCTTTGCTTGCGACCACCTAAAGCATCAGCCCGATATCATGTGTTTTTCAAAGGGACTTACAGGCGGCACTATGGCTTTAGGGGTAACAACTTGCACTCAGCATATCTATGATGCTTTTCTGTCGGATGATAGGCTGAAAACTTTATTTCATGGCCATTCATTTACCGCCAACCCGGTAGCCTGTGCGGCAGCTTTGGCCAGTATGGATTTGTTTGTGGAGCCATCAACAGCTCAAAATATACAGCGTATCACTGAGAGTCACCGGCGGTTTGCCTTACAATTACAGGAGCATCAAGGTGTTAAAACGGTAAGGCAGACCGGAACTATATTGGCAATAGAGTGGGAAACCGGCAGCCAAACCTCTTATTTTAGTAATCTGCGCGACACGCTCTATCAATACTTTTTAAACGCCGGGATCATATTGCGGCCGTTAGGTAACGTGGTATACATTTTACCGCCCTATTGCATAACCAACGAGCAGCTCGATTATATTTACCGCACTATTTTGCAAGCGCTTAAAACTTTGTAA
- a CDS encoding LLM class flavin-dependent oxidoreductase, translating to MATKQLKDIKFSVLDLASVAQGQTPADTFKNSANLAQHAESLGYNRYWFAEHHNMENVASSATAVLIGHIAGSTNTIRVGSGGIMLPNHAPLIVAEQFGTLASLYPGRIDLGLGRAPGSDQLTAMAIRGENFAAAEHFPQDVQRLQMFFSADNYTGKVRAIPGEGLDIPIWILGSSHDSARLAAAMGLPYAFASHFAPALFKTAIEIYRKNFQPSVHLDKPYVIACVNVVAADTDAEANRLATSLYQFFMGVVTGKRQLLQPPVDSMDGIWSYQERQAAMQMLAYSFFAGPDTLKNKMQAFIDETQVNEIMATSHIFEHSARLRSYEILADVFKKG from the coding sequence ATGGCAACAAAGCAATTAAAAGATATTAAATTTTCGGTACTCGATTTAGCCAGCGTAGCGCAAGGACAAACACCGGCCGACACTTTTAAAAATAGTGCCAACTTAGCTCAACATGCTGAAAGTTTGGGATACAACCGTTACTGGTTTGCCGAACATCATAACATGGAAAACGTGGCCAGTTCGGCAACGGCTGTATTGATTGGCCATATTGCAGGTAGTACCAATACCATTAGGGTAGGTTCTGGAGGCATTATGTTACCCAACCATGCTCCGTTAATTGTTGCAGAGCAATTTGGCACCCTAGCTTCGCTGTATCCTGGTCGTATTGATTTGGGCTTGGGTCGTGCTCCCGGATCTGATCAGTTAACCGCCATGGCTATACGCGGCGAAAATTTTGCTGCGGCCGAACATTTTCCGCAGGATGTACAACGCCTGCAAATGTTTTTTTCAGCTGATAACTATACCGGCAAGGTGAGGGCTATTCCTGGTGAAGGATTAGACATTCCGATATGGATATTGGGCTCAAGCCACGACAGTGCCCGGTTAGCTGCGGCTATGGGTTTACCTTATGCTTTCGCCAGTCATTTTGCGCCTGCTCTTTTTAAAACAGCTATTGAAATATACCGGAAAAACTTCCAGCCTTCGGTGCATTTAGATAAGCCTTATGTGATAGCTTGTGTAAATGTAGTAGCTGCTGATACCGATGCCGAGGCTAACCGGCTTGCTACCTCGTTATATCAGTTTTTTATGGGGGTGGTAACCGGTAAGCGCCAGTTGCTGCAACCGCCGGTAGATAGTATGGATGGTATATGGAGTTACCAGGAGCGGCAGGCAGCCATGCAAATGCTGGCTTACTCATTTTTTGCAGGCCCTGATACCCTGAAAAATAAGATGCAGGCCTTTATTGACGAAACACAGGTGAACGAGATAATGGCTACCTCTCATATTTTTGAGCATAGCGCCCGTCTCCGTTCATACGAAATACTGGCAGACGTATTTAAAAAAGGTTAA
- a CDS encoding amino acid permease, translating to MSQNSLQRRLGLLQATAINMTDMVGIGPFITLPMVIGMMNGPYFLYAWLAGAVLSLVDAMVWSELGAAFPKAGGSYNFLKETYGKQGFGRLMSFLFVWQTMIQAPLVIASAAIGFASYFSYLVPLSTLQSKLISGGVVIAIIALLYRKIEHIGKISVLLWGAVLCTMFWIIGGGIAHGNFSAPIRHVNDGITLNYAFVAAIGFASVKSVYSYLGYYNVCHLGEEIINPSRNIPRSMFLSIAGIATLYLCMNISVVSVIPWQQAKDSQFVISDFMHQLAGPTAAKIVTCLILLVAFASVFSATLGYSRIPYAAAADGAFFKVFARLHPTGNFPYVSLLVLGAIAFIFSLLFKLSDVISAILAMRILIQFISQAIGLYLLRRAKSETEFPYKMPFFPLPIFLAILMWAGILISTGVNMVLGGLAAIATGTIVYFIKARVNREWPYTPAALKK from the coding sequence ATGTCACAAAACTCCCTGCAACGACGCTTAGGTTTATTACAGGCTACGGCCATTAACATGACCGACATGGTGGGCATTGGCCCTTTCATCACCCTGCCAATGGTAATAGGGATGATGAACGGGCCTTATTTTTTATATGCCTGGCTGGCCGGTGCTGTACTATCACTGGTTGATGCTATGGTATGGAGCGAGTTAGGGGCAGCCTTCCCAAAGGCAGGTGGCTCTTATAACTTTTTAAAGGAAACTTACGGAAAACAGGGGTTTGGCCGCTTAATGAGCTTTTTGTTTGTTTGGCAAACCATGATCCAGGCCCCACTGGTAATTGCCTCGGCCGCCATTGGATTTGCTTCCTACTTTTCTTACCTGGTACCGTTATCAACCTTGCAAAGTAAATTAATTAGTGGGGGCGTAGTCATCGCAATTATTGCTTTGTTGTATCGTAAAATTGAACATATTGGTAAAATCAGTGTGCTTTTGTGGGGTGCTGTGTTGTGCACTATGTTTTGGATTATTGGCGGAGGCATTGCACACGGCAACTTTTCTGCCCCAATCAGGCACGTTAACGATGGCATCACTTTAAATTATGCTTTTGTGGCAGCCATAGGTTTTGCCAGCGTAAAAAGTGTGTACAGCTATTTAGGTTATTACAACGTATGCCATTTAGGCGAAGAAATTATCAATCCGTCGCGTAATATTCCGCGTAGTATGTTTTTGTCTATCGCTGGTATCGCTACGCTGTATTTATGCATGAATATTAGCGTAGTTAGTGTAATTCCGTGGCAACAAGCCAAGGATAGTCAGTTTGTAATTAGTGATTTTATGCATCAGCTGGCAGGGCCTACAGCTGCCAAAATAGTGACCTGCCTGATTTTGCTCGTCGCATTTGCCTCTGTTTTTTCGGCTACTTTGGGTTATAGCCGCATCCCTTACGCTGCAGCGGCTGATGGCGCATTTTTTAAAGTTTTTGCCCGGCTGCACCCTACCGGTAATTTCCCATATGTATCACTGTTGGTTTTGGGGGCTATAGCCTTTATTTTTAGTTTACTGTTTAAACTGAGTGATGTGATCAGTGCCATACTGGCCATGCGTATTTTAATACAATTTATTTCGCAGGCTATTGGTTTATATTTACTTCGCAGAGCTAAAAGCGAAACAGAGTTTCCATACAAAATGCCCTTTTTTCCGCTGCCTATTTTTTTAGCGATTTTGATGTGGGCCGGCATATTAATTTCAACAGGTGTAAATATGGTATTGGGTGGTTTGGCCGCCATTGCTACAGGCACGATAGTTTATTTTATTAAGGCACGCGTTAACCGCGAGTGGCCTTACACGCCTGCTGCCTTAAAAAAATAA